The Saccharomycodes ludwigii strain NBRC 1722 chromosome II, whole genome shotgun sequence genome window below encodes:
- the IVY1 gene encoding Ivy1p (similar to Saccharomyces cerevisiae YDR229W | IVY1 | Interacting with Vps33p and Ypt7p) — MDNHTHNNTTRSTDDNTSFQLSQPPPPDHLTEFLNILNNKGTNKGTNNSRTTSTSTSTKKNNMLSPDGFGETRSYSTINPSTASTRTTTSSIFNLQTLITHTDIEKTTKNLKKLELNFTKLSKQLQEISLTIGDLASTLEDLGHYSKLDDENMLDFIKISGFYHMMSTHQQILRSTIINDILGPLKKNNSEFLTSFSTHEKIFKDNFKRKYTELNRREKLTKLKRNNSTIAGYREQLYQLEMVLDDLEKLKIDYYNGTQDILNYQLNKVLQYIASSLRIQLELCEDLAKKGWNGGGLEFIYSMENDNDNVLYDDTASTSDLHSNIDVDDRAYVDNKVEPPIVERDDDDDDDKGEEEQEERREETGDSSKNNSTNIKINGSSSTINVDPNKGNSSNTFYKSADNININTDNGTMHKEEKSPVRGEKGEGELHDKSGKSSLKTMESNHTAIHNVNIKTDRDTQINSLDSNTKEGNEQLDNIKNIVLADKAEDEDYIEGDIDNSFSLPDI; from the coding sequence atggataACCATACCCACAATAACACAACCAGATCTACTGATGATAATACCTCATTCCAATTATCACAACCACCGCCTCCAGATCACCTAACTgaatttttgaatatattaaacAACAAGGGGACTAATAAAGGaactaataatagtagaaCTACTAGTACTAGTACTagtactaaaaaaaataacatgcTATCTCCAGATGGCTTTGGAGAAACTCGTAGTTATAGTACTATAAACCCCTCTACTGCAAGCACAAGAACTACTACCTCttctattttcaatttacaAACACTAATAACACATACTGACATAGAGAAAACTACaaaaaacttgaaaaaaCTAGAACTTAACTTTACCAAGTTATCTAAACAATTACAAGAAATTTCTTTAACAATCGGTGATTTAGCATCCACTTTGGAAGACTTGGGTCATTATTCGAAACTTGACGATGAAAACATGTtggattttattaaaataagtGGATTTTATCATATGATGAGTACGCACCAACAAATTTTAAGATCAACTATAATAAATGATATATTGGGcccattaaaaaagaataattcAGAATTTTTGACAAGTTTTAGCACacatgaaaaaatttttaaagataattttaaaagaaaatacacAGAATTAAATCGGAGAGAAAAATTAACCAAACTCAAAAGAAACAATAGCACGATTGCCGGATACAGAGAGCAATTGTATCAATTAGAAATGGTCTTAGATGATTTggagaaattaaaaatagattaTTATAACGGCACCcaagatattttaaactATCAGTTAAATAAAGTGTTACAATATATTGCTTCCTCCTTAAGGATACAATTAGAATTATGTGAAGATTTGGCTAAAAAGGGTTGGAATGGTGGGGGTTTAGAGTTTATATATTCTATGGAGAACGACAATGATAACGTATTATATGACGATACTGCTAGTACCAGTGACCTTCATTCTAATATTGATGTTGATGATCGTGCTTATGTGGATAACAAGGTAGAGCCACCAATAGTGGAAagagatgatgatgatgatgatgataaggGGGAGGAGGAACAAGAAGAGCGAAGGGAAGAAACGGGGGATtctagtaaaaataatagtactaATATCAAGATAAATGGTTCAAGCAGTACTATAAACGTAGATCCTAATAAAGGGAATTCTAGTAatactttttataaaagtgccgataatattaacattaACACAGATAATGGTACTATGCATAAGGAGGAAAAGTCACCTGTGAGAGGTGAAAAAGGGGAAGGAGAGCTTCACGATAAAAGTGGAAAATCATCTCTTAAAACGATGGAAAGTAACCATACTGCCATTCATAATGTAAATATCAAAACTGATAGGGATACACAGATAAACTCATTGGATAGTAATACGAAGGAAGGGAATGAACAACTCGATAATATCAAGAACATAGTACTTGCTGACAAGGCAGAAGACGAGGATTATATAGAGGGGGACATAGATAATTCCTTTTCATTACCTGATATTTAA
- the MRPL11 gene encoding mitochondrial 54S ribosomal protein uL10m (similar to Saccharomyces cerevisiae YDL202W | MRPL11 | Mitochondrial Ribosomal Protein Large subunit) yields MSFVFQFCKYSTTTNTITAQRLTIKPLLSRKTLLVDTYKDLMDKSPLVLFAHYNNLNKTENKLFRDLIQKNNGKLTVLRNNLFKVYLKNSKFEDPCFKGNDKKKIFKNHPLLPLFKGPTCAISFTEVEPANVKALFTALKKHNDKLFIIGARLDNNEQVLDLDKLNEFKELPNKSALQQQLLGLLHILSGAGLVNTLEMAGTKNLYLTLKSHENHIKKSEEPETKKEE; encoded by the coding sequence ATGTCATTTGTATTCCAATTTTGCAAATATTCCACCACTACAAACACCATCACTGCCCAGCGTTTGACCATAAAACCATTATTGTCCAGAAAAACATTACTGGTCGACACTTATAAAGATTTAATGGACAAGTCACCATTGGTATTGTTTGCTCATtacaataatttaaataaaacagaaaataaattgttcAGAGATTTAATCCAGAAAAACAATGGTAAATTAACTGTTTTGagaaataatttatttaaagtgtatttaaaaaattccaAATTTGAAGATCCATGCTTTAAAGGAAatgataagaaaaaaatatttaaaaaccaTCCATTACTGCCACTATTTAAAGGTCCTACTTGTGCCATTTCTTTTACTGAAGTAGAACCAGCTAATGTCAAAGCTTTATTTACTGCCTTGAAGAAACACAATGACAAATTGTTTATCATTGGAGCAAGATTAGATAATAACGAACAAGTTTTAGATTTAGACAAATTGAACGAATTTAAAGAATTACCAAACAAATCAGCTTTACAACAGCAATTGTTGGGTTTATTGCACATCTTGAGTGGTGCTGGTTTGGTGAACACTTTAGAAATGGCCGGTACTAAGAACTTATATTTGACATTAAAGAGTCATGAAAAccatattaaaaaatctgAAGAGCCAGAAactaaaaaagaagaataa
- the COX20 gene encoding Cox20p (similar to Saccharomyces cerevisiae YDR231C | COX20 | Cytochrome c OXidase) produces MGIWPFNSNNNQSDNKDVSISTTITPDNPLNNNGAPPPTNYTPGERYFLQDTKPKYSDDEANTGNKLTFKQGLDSIKVDDFKPENLVATPCFRDAGLLGFTAMFVSGSVIFLFHKNINKAINWSLGGLFLGSIVGWEQCRLKRQNEFRNSQIAREKIAKKELEKKTQNAKNQTLIEEWNLKNDKQEQKKSWYKFW; encoded by the coding sequence ATGGGGATATGGCCAtttaatagtaacaataatcaaTCTGATAACAAGGATGTTAGTATTTCAACTACTATCACACCTGACAATcctttgaataataatggcGCACCCCCTCCAACTAATTATACGCCAGGAGAGagatattttttacaaGATACAAAACCAAAATATTCAGATGACGAGGCTAATACTGGTAACAAATTGACTTTTAAACAGGGTCTTGATTCAATTAAAGTAGACGATTTTAAACCAGAAAACCTGGTCGCAACACCATGTTTTAGAGATGCCGGGTTGTTGGGGTTTACTGCAATGTTTGTTTCTGGTTCAGTCATCTTTTTATtccataaaaatatcaacaaaGCCATTAATTGGTCCCTTGgtggtttatttttaggtAGTATAGTTGGTTGGGAACAATGCAGATTGAAAAGACAAAATGAATTCAGAAATTCACAAATAGCAAGAGAAAAAATCGCTAAGAAAGAACTagagaaaaaaacacaaaatgCAAAGAATCAGACTTTGATTGAAGAGTGGaacttaaaaaatgataagCAGGAACAGAAAAAATCCTGGTATAAATTTTGGTGA
- the ACK1 gene encoding Ack1p (similar to Saccharomyces cerevisiae YDL203C | ACK1 | Activator of C Kinase 1), which yields MNTNTQEGVDYRDYEYHGANNGKKVNAATDYIHNNSTLPYPTEEQPNTNGTNISTIGTTVPRDHQNNNIVIKTSVLDPGKVATVTTTNSNNIPILPKHRPPRPYPSYRGVPSLPNNLIITNAARSDDSPSEEFSSTTPTTALFTGTTPINNFTSTDSFPVPPDQINPQNSVVFPKDLARIGRFRDVYEQVVKDTKINHKFTLSLQFKWCLVLIYYSFNNSFLQHYNINAVELPRPLNVEEEMVKNQKIILEHSLKVLSKLCSMDYPLALYFMGTLYSHQLDNDLNPLLDDTHNDKGNKIVVDCKKILPKNDIKALEYYEESAKQLEIKGVYRSGVCYELGKGCPSHDIEKSLQYYQTGWFELHDKLCGFKLGSLLLKYNKYDNDNVSFAIEILKQVNNEQSLFELGKYYELVKEYQASLEHYHRSATLKYPLACWKMGQIHEFGFSGINNLTVIDPIKSFKWYNMVETPLTLLGLSGWYLTGIPNFLPSDEYKSFELLLKSSKLGTNRINKIEYGLAIYYQYGIGCNVDSIKSSQHMYKAARLGHQGAIEFVKNHKEAWTGK from the coding sequence atgaacACTAACACTCAAGAAGGGGTAGATTATAGGGATTACGAATACCATGGCGCCAATAATGGCAAAAAAGTGAATGCTGCCACAGATTATATCCACAATAATTCAACACTACCCTATCCTACAGAGGAACAACCAAATACAAATGGCACAAATATTTCTACTATCGGCACTACTGTTCCTAGGGACCAccaaaacaacaacatagTAATTAAAACATCAGTACTTGATCCAGGCAAAGTTGCTACCGTTACTACCacaaatagtaataatattccaaTATTACCAAAACATAGACCACCACGACCATATCCATCATACAGAGGAGTACCATCGCTACCGAATAATCTTATTATAACTAATGCGGCAAGGAGCGACGATTCACCTAGTGAGGAGTTTAGTTCTACTACACCTACAACGGCGCTATTTACTGGTACTACTCCCATCAACAATTTTACTAGCACAGACTCTTTTCCTGTACCGCCTGACCAAATCAATCCACAAAACAGTGTAGTGTTTCCTAAAGATCTAGCTAGAATTGGAAGATTTCGTGATGTGTATGAACAAGTAGTTAAAgatacaaaaattaatcatAAATTTACTTTATCGCTTCAATTCAAATGGTGCCttgtattaatatattatagtTTCAACAATTCCTTTTTGCAACATTATAATATCAATGCTGTAGAACTACCAAGACCGTTAAATGTGGAAGAGGAAATGgttaaaaatcaaaagatCATATTAGAGCATAGTTTAAAGGTCTTGAGTAAATTATGTTCCATGGACTATCCATTAGCTCTATATTTTATGGGTACTTTGTATTCGCATCAATTGGACAACGATTTAAATCCACTTTTAGATGATACTCATAACGATAAGGGTAATAAAATTGTGGTTgattgtaaaaaaatactaccCAAAAATGATATCAAGGCATTAGAATATTACGAGGAAAGCGCTAAACAATTAGAAATCAAGGGTGTTTATAGGAGTGGTGTATGTTATGAATTGGGGAAAGGTTGTCCCAGCCATGACATAGAGAAGAGTTTGCAATATTATCAGACTGGATGGTTTGAATTACATGATAAACTATGTGGATTTAAATTAGGCAGTTTATTGcttaaatataacaaatatgataatgataatgtaTCTTTTGCTATAGAAATCCTAAAACAAGTTAATAACGAGCAAAGTTTATTTGAATTGGGCAAATATTATGAATTAGTTAAAGAGTATCAAGCAAGTTTGGAACATTACCATAGATCAGCGACATTAAAATATCCATTAGCGTGTTGGAAAATGGGACAAATCCATGAATTTGGATTTAGTGGTATCAACAACTTAACAGTGATAGATCCAATCAAAAGCTTTAAATGGTATAATATGGTAGAAACGCCATTAACTTTATTGGGGTTATCTGGATGGTATTTAACGGGGATACCTAATTTTTTACCAAGTGATGAATATAAATCGTTTGAATTGCTATTAAAAAGTAGCAAGTTAGGCACAAATAGAATCAATAAGATAGAATATGGATTAGCAATATACTATCAGTATGGAATAGGTTGTAATGTAGACAGTATTAAAAGCTCACAACATATGTATAAAGCAGCACGATTAGGACATCAGGGGGCGATAGAATTTGTCAAGAATCACAAAGAAGCATGGACTGGTAAATAG